One segment of Hippopotamus amphibius kiboko isolate mHipAmp2 chromosome 4, mHipAmp2.hap2, whole genome shotgun sequence DNA contains the following:
- the NUB1 gene encoding NEDD8 ultimate buster 1 isoform X1, giving the protein MKINGGRRRIRALGGARRARRWRRMAQKKYLQAKLTQFLREDRIQLWKPPYTDENKEVGLALKDLAKKYSDKLECCENEVEKIIEEIRCKAIQRGTGNEHYKTTGIATIEVFLPPRLKKDRKNLLETRLHITGRELRSKIAETFGFQENYIKIVINKKQLQLGKTLEEQGVTHNVKAMVLELKQSEEDVRKDSQVEEEEQNEAKLKEKRIQRTKRGLEILAERAEMVVDPETTPYLDIANQTGRSIRIPPSERKALMLAMGYHEKGRAFLKRKEYGIALPCLLDADKYFCECCRELLDTVDNYAVLQLDIVWCYFRLGQLECLDDAEKKLNMAQKCFKNCYGENHQRLVHIKGNCGKEKVLFLRLYLLQGIRNYHSGNGEEACEYLNKACQLFKELYIDPSKVHNLMQLGFTAQEARLGLRACDGNVDHAAAHITNRREELAQIRKEEKEKKRRRLENINCLKGMGYSARAAKHALHQASGNLEEALKILLSNPHMWWLNDSDPETNSHQESPSRENIDQLVYMGFDAGAAEVALRVFRGNIQLAAQTLAHNGGTLPPDLQLSVEDSSSTPSTSPSDSAGTSSASTDEDMETEAVNEILEDIPEHEEDYLDSTLEDEEIIIAEYLSYVENIKSATKKN; this is encoded by the exons ATGAAAATAAACGGCGGCCGCCGCCGCATCCGGGCACTcggcggggcgcggcgggcgcggcggTGGCGCAG GATGGCACAAAAGAAATACCTCCAAGCAAAACTGACCCAGTTTTTAAGGGAAGACAGAATTCAGCTTTGGAAACCTCCATATACAGATGAAAATAAAGAAGTTGGTTTGGCATTGAAG gaCCTTGCTAAGAAGTACTCTGACAAGCTAGaatgttgtgaaaatgaagtagaaaagatAATAGAAGAAATCCGTTGCAAAGCTATCCAGCGCGGCACAGGAAATGAGCACTATAAAACAACCGGAATTGCTACAATTGAGGTCTTTTTACCCCCGCGGTTAAAAAAG GACAGGAAGAACTTGCTGGAGACCCGACTGCACATCACTGGCAGGGAACTAAGGTCTAA AATAGCTGAAACCTTTGGATTTCaagaaaattatatcaaaattgtCATAAATAAGAAACAACTTCAACTAG GGAAAACACTTGAGGAACAGGGAGTGACCCACAACGTAAAAGCTATGGTGCTTGAACTGAAGCAGTCTGAAGAGGATGTGAGAAAAGACTCCCAGGTTGAAGAAGAAGAGCAAAATGAAGCcaaactaaaagagaaaagaattcagaggactAAGAGAGGCCTGGAGATACTGGCAGAGAGAG CTGAGATGGTGGTGGATCCAGAGACCACCCCATACTTAGACATAGCCAACCAGACGGGCAGGTCCATCAGAATCCCTCCGTCAGAAAGGAAG GCCCTTATGTTAGCTATGGGATATCATGAGAAGGGCAGAGCTTtcctgaaaagaaaggaatatggAATAGCCTTGCCATGTCTGTTGGACGCTGACAAATATTTCTG CGAGTGCTGCAGAGAACTGCTGGACACAGTGGACAACTACGCGGTGCTCCAGCTGGACATCGTGTGGTGCTACTTCCGCTTGGGACAGCTGGAGTGCCTGGACGATGCAGAGAAGAAATTAAACATGGCccagaaatgctttaaaaattgttatggAGAAAATCATCAGAGACTGGTCCACATAAAA GGAAATTGTGGAAAAGAGAAAGTCTTGTTTTTAAGACTTTACTTGCTTCAAGGTATCCGAAATTATCACAGTGGAAATGGTGAAGAGGCTTGTGAGTATCTCAACAAG GCGTGTCAGCTCTTTAAAGAGCTATATATTGATCCGTCAAAAGTTCACAACCTGATGCAGTTGGGATTTACTGCCCAGGAAGCTCGGCTGGGCCTGCGGGCCTGTGACGGGAACGTGGACCACGCAGCTGCCCACATCACCAACCGCAGAGAG GAATTGGCCCAaataaggaaggaggaaaaagagaagaaaagacgcCGCCTGGAGAACATAAACTGTTTGAAAGGAATGGGCTACTCTGCCCGCGCAGCCAAGCACGCGCTCCATCAGGCCAGCGGGAACCTGGAGGAGGCCCTGAAG ATTCTTCTCAGCAATCCTCATATGTGGTGGTTAAATGATTCCGATCCGGAGACCAACAGCCATCAAGAAAGTCCTTCTCGGGAAAACATTGACCAA CTGGTGTACATGGGCTTCGATGCGGGGGCGGCTGAAGTAGCCCTGAGGGTGTTCAGGGGAAACATCCAGCTGGCGGCCCAGACCCTCGCTCACAACGGAGGAACTCTTCCTCCTGACCTGCAGCTCTCGGTGGAAGATTCTTCATCAACGCCATCCACGTCCCCCTCCGATTCTGCAG GGACCTCTAGTGCCTCAACAGATGAAGATATGGAGACAGAGGCTGTCAACGAAATATTGGAAGATATTCCAGAACATGAAGAGGATTACCTTGACTCAACTCTGGAAGATGAAGAAATTATTATTGCAGAGTACTTATCCtatgtagaaaatataaaatcagcaacaaagaaaaactaa
- the NUB1 gene encoding NEDD8 ultimate buster 1 isoform X2, translating into MKINGGRRRIRALGGARRARRWRRMAQKKYLQAKLTQFLREDRIQLWKPPYTDENKEVGLALKDLAKKYSDKLECCENEVEKIIEEIRCKAIQRGTGNEHYKTTGIATIEVFLPPRLKKDRKNLLETRLHITGRELRSKIAETFGFQENYIKIVINKKQLQLGKTLEEQGVTHNVKAMVLELKQSEEDVRKDSQVEEEEQNEAKLKEKRIQRTKRGLEILAERAEMVVDPETTPYLDIANQTGRSIRIPPSERKALMLAMGYHEKGRAFLKRKEYGIALPCLLDADKYFCECCRELLDTVDNYAVLQLDIVWCYFRLGQLECLDDAEKKLNMAQKCFKNCYGENHQRLVHIKGNCGKEKVLFLRLYLLQGIRNYHSGNGEEACEYLNKACQLFKELYIDPSKVHNLMQLGFTAQEARLGLRACDGNVDHAAAHITNRREELAQIRKEEKEKKRRRLENINCLKGMGYSARAAKHALHQASGNLEEALKILLSNPHMWWLNDSDPETNSHQESPSRENIDQLSVEDSSSTPSTSPSDSAGTSSASTDEDMETEAVNEILEDIPEHEEDYLDSTLEDEEIIIAEYLSYVENIKSATKKN; encoded by the exons ATGAAAATAAACGGCGGCCGCCGCCGCATCCGGGCACTcggcggggcgcggcgggcgcggcggTGGCGCAG GATGGCACAAAAGAAATACCTCCAAGCAAAACTGACCCAGTTTTTAAGGGAAGACAGAATTCAGCTTTGGAAACCTCCATATACAGATGAAAATAAAGAAGTTGGTTTGGCATTGAAG gaCCTTGCTAAGAAGTACTCTGACAAGCTAGaatgttgtgaaaatgaagtagaaaagatAATAGAAGAAATCCGTTGCAAAGCTATCCAGCGCGGCACAGGAAATGAGCACTATAAAACAACCGGAATTGCTACAATTGAGGTCTTTTTACCCCCGCGGTTAAAAAAG GACAGGAAGAACTTGCTGGAGACCCGACTGCACATCACTGGCAGGGAACTAAGGTCTAA AATAGCTGAAACCTTTGGATTTCaagaaaattatatcaaaattgtCATAAATAAGAAACAACTTCAACTAG GGAAAACACTTGAGGAACAGGGAGTGACCCACAACGTAAAAGCTATGGTGCTTGAACTGAAGCAGTCTGAAGAGGATGTGAGAAAAGACTCCCAGGTTGAAGAAGAAGAGCAAAATGAAGCcaaactaaaagagaaaagaattcagaggactAAGAGAGGCCTGGAGATACTGGCAGAGAGAG CTGAGATGGTGGTGGATCCAGAGACCACCCCATACTTAGACATAGCCAACCAGACGGGCAGGTCCATCAGAATCCCTCCGTCAGAAAGGAAG GCCCTTATGTTAGCTATGGGATATCATGAGAAGGGCAGAGCTTtcctgaaaagaaaggaatatggAATAGCCTTGCCATGTCTGTTGGACGCTGACAAATATTTCTG CGAGTGCTGCAGAGAACTGCTGGACACAGTGGACAACTACGCGGTGCTCCAGCTGGACATCGTGTGGTGCTACTTCCGCTTGGGACAGCTGGAGTGCCTGGACGATGCAGAGAAGAAATTAAACATGGCccagaaatgctttaaaaattgttatggAGAAAATCATCAGAGACTGGTCCACATAAAA GGAAATTGTGGAAAAGAGAAAGTCTTGTTTTTAAGACTTTACTTGCTTCAAGGTATCCGAAATTATCACAGTGGAAATGGTGAAGAGGCTTGTGAGTATCTCAACAAG GCGTGTCAGCTCTTTAAAGAGCTATATATTGATCCGTCAAAAGTTCACAACCTGATGCAGTTGGGATTTACTGCCCAGGAAGCTCGGCTGGGCCTGCGGGCCTGTGACGGGAACGTGGACCACGCAGCTGCCCACATCACCAACCGCAGAGAG GAATTGGCCCAaataaggaaggaggaaaaagagaagaaaagacgcCGCCTGGAGAACATAAACTGTTTGAAAGGAATGGGCTACTCTGCCCGCGCAGCCAAGCACGCGCTCCATCAGGCCAGCGGGAACCTGGAGGAGGCCCTGAAG ATTCTTCTCAGCAATCCTCATATGTGGTGGTTAAATGATTCCGATCCGGAGACCAACAGCCATCAAGAAAGTCCTTCTCGGGAAAACATTGACCAA CTCTCGGTGGAAGATTCTTCATCAACGCCATCCACGTCCCCCTCCGATTCTGCAG GGACCTCTAGTGCCTCAACAGATGAAGATATGGAGACAGAGGCTGTCAACGAAATATTGGAAGATATTCCAGAACATGAAGAGGATTACCTTGACTCAACTCTGGAAGATGAAGAAATTATTATTGCAGAGTACTTATCCtatgtagaaaatataaaatcagcaacaaagaaaaactaa